From Coffea arabica cultivar ET-39 chromosome 10e, Coffea Arabica ET-39 HiFi, whole genome shotgun sequence, one genomic window encodes:
- the LOC113711011 gene encoding glutathione transferase GST 23-like codes for MAGEGVKLLGYWGSPFALRVRSALKLKGIEYEYQEEDLGNKSPLLLQSNPVYKKIPVLLHNGKSISESLVILEYIDEVWKHNPLLPEDPYERARSRFWAKFVDEKCVPALVGTISKVGEELEKGAREAREHLKTLESGLDGKRCFGGTKIGFADVAIAWVAYLARMEQEALKIQLIDQQNMPVLAAWIDYVLEDPVMKELMPPHDKVFKHMIDMREKLIAIVSN; via the exons ATGGCAGGAGAGGGTGTCAAATTGCTGGGATACTGGGGAAGCCCTTTTGCACTCAGGGTTAGGTCGGCATTGAAACTCAAAGGCATTGAATATGAGTACCAAGAAGAAGATCTTGGAAACAAGAGCCCCCTGCTCTTGCAGAGCAATCCTGTTTATAAGAAGATTCCAGTTCTGCTGCACAACGGGAAATCAATATCAGAATCCCttgtaatactcgagtatatcgatgAAGTTTGGAAGCATAATCCCCTCCTCCCTGAAGATCCTTATGAAAGAGCTAGATCGCGCTTTTGGGCCAAATTTGTTGATGAGAAG TGTGTGCCTGCACTGGTAGGAACAATCTCCAAAGTCGGGGAGGAGCTGGAAAAGGGTGCAAGAGAAGCTCGTGAACATCTGAAGACCCTAGAAAGTGGACTGGATGGAAAACGCTGTTTTGGAGGCACGAAGATAGGTTTTGCAGATGTTGCTATTGCCTGGGTTGCATACTTGGCTAGAATGGAGCAGGAAGCTTTAAAGATACAACTCATTGATCAGCAAAATATGCCTGTGCTCGCTGCATGGATTGATTACGTCCTTGAAGATCCAGTCATGAAAGAATTAATGCCACCTCACGACAAAGTGTTCAAGCACATGATAGATATGCGTGAGAAGTTGATAGCAATTGTATCAAATTGA